The following proteins are co-located in the Solanum pennellii chromosome 1, SPENNV200 genome:
- the LOC107008279 gene encoding agamous-like MADS-box protein AGL62: MTTINAVKKTQGRRKIAIKPIDNQNSRHVTFSKRRLGLFKKASELCILSGAEIVILVQSLKRQRLFTFGHPSPDAVIDRYLTGKSVSPGDGDQFNLQQSNQYYSQICRDLELEKKKKENIEESKMVNNGGFWWNEPIDDMGIEGLEEFMSALEELKKKVTMRADELSMINGSSSNSTMKIARFGAEDQYFNESIDYCSSIVPFDFNQPGDRQF; encoded by the coding sequence ATGACCACCATTAACGCCGTCAAGAAAACTCAAGGACGGAGGAAAATTGCAATCAAACCAATAGACAATCAAAACAGTCGGCACGTTACTTTCTCTAAACGCCGTTTAGGACTTTTCAAAAAAGCCAGTGAACTTTGCATCTTAAGCGGTGCAGAAATTGTTATACTTGTACAGTCATTAAAACGACAGCGTCTCTTCACATTCGGTCATCCTAGCCCCGACGCCGTCATCGACCGTTACCTCACCGGAAAATCAGTATCTCCCGGTGACGGCGATCAATTCAACTTGCAACAGAGTAATCAGTATTATTCCCAGATTTGTAGAGATCTGGAattagagaagaagaagaaggagaataTTGAAGAATCGAAGATGGTTAATAATGGGGGATTTTGGTGGAACGAACCAATTGATGATATGGGGATTGAAGGACTTGAAGAATTTATGAGTGCATTggaagaattgaagaagaaggtaACAATGAGAGCTGATGAGTTGAGTATGATAAATGGGTCTTCTTCGAATTCGACCATGAAAATAGCAAGATTTGGGGCTGAAGatcaatattttaatgaatCAATCGATTATTGTTCTTCCATTGTTCCTTTTGATTTCAATCAACCAGGAGATAGACAATTCTGA
- the LOC107026095 gene encoding agamous-like MADS-box protein AGL62: MAKKPSMGRQKIKIAKIEVKNHLQVTFSKRRSGLFKKASELCTLCGVEIAIIVFSPARKVFSFGHPNVESIIDRFLTRANSNNNPITNNSIQLVEAHRNASVRGLNLQLTQILGEVEIEKKRGESLDQMRKTSQSQYWWEAPINQLDLQELEQLKDSMEVLKKNVTNQANKFMVNETPNPSFFGVNANGIFDNYDIKPPRNMTASNNLHNHNLGFDSSTFF, from the coding sequence ATGGCAAAAAAACCTAGTATGGGTCGTCAAAAGATCAAAATTGCCAAGATAGAGGTCAAGAATCACCTCCAAGTTACCTTCTCAAAACGTCGTTCTGGTTTATTCAAGAAAGCTAGTGAACTATGCACGTTATGTGGTGTTGAAATAGCCATCATAGTTTTTTCTCCAGCGAGAAAAGTATTTTCTTTTGGTCACCCTAATGTTGAGTCTATTATTGATAGATTCCTCACAAGAGCTAATTCTAATAATAATCCAATCACGAATAACTCAATTCAACTTGTTGAGGCTCATCGAAATGCTAGTGTTCGTGGGCTCAATTTACAACTTACTCAAATTCTTGGTGAGGttgaaattgagaagaaaagaggagaatCACTTGATCAAATGAGGAAAACTAGTCAAAGCCAATATTGGTGGGAAGCTCCTATAAATCAACTTGATTTGCAAGAACTTGAACAATTAAAGgattcaatggaggttttgaaaaaaaatgttactaaTCAAGCAAACAAGTTTATGGTTAATGAGACTCCTAATCCTTCTTTTTTTGGTGTTAATGCTAATGGGATTTTTGACAATTATGACATCAAGCCACCAAGAAACATGACTGCTTCAAATAATCTTCATAACCATAACCTTGGTTTTGATTCATccacatttttctaa